Proteins encoded in a region of the Marinococcus sp. PL1-022 genome:
- the atpD gene encoding F0F1 ATP synthase subunit beta has protein sequence MSEENGQITQILGPVIDVQFPSGQLPELNNALRVSQPATENKEAIEVTLEVAQHLGDNSVRTIAMSSTDGLIRGTEVSNTGGSISVPVGNDTLSRVFNVLGEPIDMKEQVADSVERKPIHRKPPKFDELAVETQVLETGIKVVDLLAPYVKGGKIGLFGGAGVGKTVLIQELINNIAQEHGGISVFAGVGERTREGNDLYFEMSDSGVINKAAMVFGQMNEPPGARMRVALTGLTMAEHFRDEEGADVLLFIDNIYRFTQAGSEVSALLGRMPSAVGYQPTLATEMGQLQERITSTKKGSVTSIQAVYVPADDYTDPAPATTFAHLDATTNLERRLTEMGIYPAVDPLASTSRALAPEVVGEEHYDVAQQVKQTIQKYNELQDIIAILGMEELSEEDKLTVNRARRIQFFLSQNFHVAEQFTGQKGTYVSVKDTVRGFKEILDGQHDDVPEDAFRLVGPIEDVVEKAKSMS, from the coding sequence ATGAGTGAAGAAAACGGTCAAATTACTCAGATTTTGGGACCGGTTATTGATGTTCAGTTTCCAAGCGGCCAGCTTCCGGAACTAAACAACGCGCTCCGCGTATCACAGCCGGCAACTGAAAATAAAGAAGCAATAGAAGTCACCCTCGAAGTTGCGCAGCATTTGGGCGACAACTCCGTGCGTACAATCGCCATGTCCTCGACAGACGGTCTTATTCGCGGAACCGAAGTGAGCAACACAGGAGGCTCGATTTCAGTTCCTGTCGGAAACGATACACTAAGTCGTGTATTTAACGTCCTCGGGGAGCCGATTGATATGAAAGAGCAGGTGGCAGACAGCGTGGAGCGCAAGCCGATCCACCGCAAGCCGCCGAAGTTTGACGAGCTCGCCGTAGAGACGCAGGTGCTTGAAACAGGCATTAAAGTCGTAGACCTGCTTGCCCCTTATGTAAAAGGCGGAAAAATCGGCCTGTTCGGCGGTGCCGGCGTAGGGAAAACCGTACTTATCCAGGAGCTCATTAACAACATTGCCCAGGAGCACGGCGGGATTTCCGTGTTTGCGGGAGTAGGGGAGCGTACCCGTGAAGGGAACGACCTTTACTTTGAAATGAGCGATTCCGGTGTTATTAACAAAGCAGCCATGGTGTTTGGCCAGATGAACGAGCCGCCGGGTGCCCGGATGCGCGTAGCCCTGACCGGCCTGACAATGGCAGAGCATTTCCGTGATGAAGAAGGGGCCGATGTGCTTCTCTTTATCGACAACATTTACCGTTTCACGCAGGCAGGCTCGGAAGTATCCGCCCTTCTCGGCCGGATGCCGTCCGCCGTTGGGTACCAGCCGACGCTTGCGACAGAAATGGGTCAGCTGCAGGAGCGCATCACCTCCACGAAAAAAGGATCGGTTACGTCGATTCAGGCAGTGTATGTGCCGGCCGATGACTATACGGACCCGGCACCGGCAACAACGTTTGCCCACCTGGATGCCACCACCAACCTGGAGCGCCGGTTAACAGAAATGGGTATTTACCCGGCTGTGGATCCGCTCGCTTCCACATCACGTGCGCTTGCACCAGAGGTTGTTGGCGAAGAGCATTACGATGTCGCCCAGCAGGTAAAACAAACGATCCAGAAATATAATGAGCTCCAGGATATTATCGCCATCCTCGGGATGGAAGAGCTTTCCGAAGAAGACAAGCTCACGGTAAACCGTGCCCGCCGCATTCAGTTCTTCCTTTCACAGAATTTCCACGTGGCAGAGCAGTTTACCGGCCAGAAGGGTACGTACGTATCCGTGAAGGATACAGTACGTGGATTCAAGGAAATTCTTGACGGGCAGCACGATGACGTGCCGGAAGACGCCTTCCGCCTTGTCGGCCCGATTGAAGATGTAGTGGAAAAAGCAAAATCTATGTCCTAA